A stretch of DNA from Pseudonocardia hierapolitana:
CCGGGCAGGTGACCGACTGGACCTCGAGGTCGTAGTCCTGCGAGAGGACCTGCTGCACCCCGCTCTGCACGGCGGCGGCGTCGAGCACCCGGGTGTTGAAGAAGCCGGGGCTCACGAAGCCGAGCACCCCGACCAGTGCGAGCACGACCACCGCTGCGACCGCACCGATGATCAGCGGCAGCCGGCTCGTCGCGCCACCGGCGCCCGCCGGGTCCGGCTGCGGGTGACCCTGCGCCCAGGGCTGCTGGCCCTCCGGGCGGCCGGCCCACTGCTGGGTGGGCTGCTGACCGGCACCGGGCTGACCCCATCCGCCCGGCTGCTGCGCCGCCCACGGAGACGGCTGCCCCGCCTGCTGCTGGCCGTGCGGTGCCTGCGCATAAGGCTGCTGCCCCGGCTGGCCGAACTGCGCCTGGCCGTACGGCGCCTGCTGTCCCGGCTGGCTCGGCTGCCCGGGCTGGCCGAACTGCGGCTGGCCGAACTGCTGCGTGGGCTGCTGGCCGGGCTGCTGGCCGTACGCCTGTCCCGGCTGGGCGGGGTACGGCTGCCCGTAGGGCTGCTGCTGGCCGTAGCCCGGCTGCGCCGCCCCGTACGGGCCCGGCTGGGCCGCGTAGGGCTGCTGCTGCCCGGGAGGTGCGTACGGCGACGGCTGCTGGCCCGGCTGCGCCTGCTGCGGCTGCGTGTGCTGGACCGGCTGCTGGCCCGGGTACTGCTGGCCGGGCTGGGCCTGCCCCGGCTGGCCGAGCTGGGCACCGTGGTGCTGCTCGGGCGACGCGAACGGCAACGCGATCTGCGTCTCGTCGGCGGGCCCCCACCCGCGCTGCTGTTGCTGCTGGGCCGGGTCACCCTGCTGCTGGGCCCCGTGCGCCGGCACGGCCGTCGTGGCCTCGGCGGCGCCGGCGGCCTCGGCGGCGTCGTCCGCCTGCTGCGGTGCGGGCGCCGGCTCCTCGCCCGACGA
This window harbors:
- a CDS encoding DUF4333 domain-containing protein, whose protein sequence is MSTPQGPQPPHGAPQQPAEQPAWGQQQPQGGWGAPPEGQQRPGEETRAVPQQEWNAPETSEVPQQDAGPSAVEPAEPPAETAERGAGEGEGDGVDLFKSSGEEPAPAPQQADDAAEAAGAAEATTAVPAHGAQQQGDPAQQQQQRGWGPADETQIALPFASPEQHHGAQLGQPGQAQPGQQYPGQQPVQHTQPQQAQPGQQPSPYAPPGQQQPYAAQPGPYGAAQPGYGQQQPYGQPYPAQPGQAYGQQPGQQPTQQFGQPQFGQPGQPSQPGQQAPYGQAQFGQPGQQPYAQAPHGQQQAGQPSPWAAQQPGGWGQPGAGQQPTQQWAGRPEGQQPWAQGHPQPDPAGAGGATSRLPLIIGAVAAVVVLALVGVLGFVSPGFFNTRVLDAAAVQSGVQQVLSQDYDLEVQSVTCPEGQQVVPDTTFECTAVVDGDEVTVPIKITTADGNYEVGRPA